The Streptomyces sp. NBC_01775 genome includes a region encoding these proteins:
- a CDS encoding TROVE domain-containing protein, which translates to MSKFNRQDTTARNALTVTHEGGKAYVRDAKSELVLLAVVNMVGEDTFYESAEQRDNRYADLVHTVAVQDGAWMARFVAWLRDEAQMRSAALVAAAHAVFARLAENLHGDNRKIVDAACRRADEPGEFLAYWTATFGRTLPKPVKRGLADAVRRLYGEKALLKYDIDSHAFRFGDVLELTHAAPEPDKPWQGELFRHALDRRHGRGEQVPEVLPTVRARAELMAMPAADRQSVLTRPDGAETLASAGMTWEALAGWLQGPMDAAAWEAVLPSMGLMAQLRNLRNFDQAGVSDAAAQRVIDRLRDPEQIARSRQFPYRFLSAYRAAPSLRWAQALEEALAASTANVPALPGRTLLLVDASGSMQAAVSRRSTVTHADVGALFGATLAHRGERVEMYGFASGHFRHQLTEGGSVLPAIERFRSRLGEVGYGTETVAALRAAYKGHDRVVIVSDMQAFHHPGGGGRGVSVSEAVPADVPVFGVNTSGYAPSALDTSRPNRYEIGGFSDKLFTMMALLSEGEAARWPWERTGAMS; encoded by the coding sequence GTGAGCAAGTTCAACCGTCAGGACACGACCGCGCGCAACGCGCTGACCGTCACCCACGAGGGCGGCAAGGCGTACGTACGCGACGCGAAGAGCGAGCTGGTCCTCCTCGCCGTGGTGAACATGGTCGGCGAGGACACCTTCTACGAGTCCGCCGAGCAGCGCGACAACCGGTACGCGGACCTCGTGCACACCGTCGCCGTCCAGGACGGCGCCTGGATGGCACGGTTCGTGGCCTGGCTGCGCGACGAGGCCCAGATGCGCTCGGCCGCGCTGGTCGCCGCCGCGCACGCCGTCTTCGCGCGCCTGGCCGAGAACCTGCACGGGGACAACCGGAAGATCGTGGACGCCGCCTGCCGTCGCGCCGACGAGCCCGGTGAGTTCCTCGCGTACTGGACGGCCACCTTCGGCCGCACCCTGCCCAAGCCCGTCAAGCGCGGCCTGGCCGACGCGGTGCGGCGGCTCTACGGCGAGAAGGCACTGCTGAAGTACGACATCGACAGCCACGCCTTCCGCTTCGGCGACGTCCTGGAGCTGACGCACGCCGCGCCCGAGCCGGACAAGCCGTGGCAGGGCGAGCTGTTCCGGCACGCGCTCGACCGCCGGCACGGCCGTGGCGAGCAGGTGCCCGAGGTGCTGCCGACCGTGCGCGCACGCGCCGAGCTGATGGCGATGCCCGCCGCCGACCGGCAGTCCGTGCTCACCCGGCCCGACGGCGCCGAGACGCTCGCGAGTGCCGGGATGACCTGGGAGGCGCTGGCCGGCTGGCTCCAGGGGCCGATGGACGCCGCCGCCTGGGAGGCCGTCCTGCCCTCGATGGGGCTGATGGCGCAGCTGCGCAACCTGCGCAACTTCGACCAGGCCGGCGTCAGCGACGCGGCGGCCCAGCGCGTCATCGACCGGCTGCGCGACCCCGAGCAGATCGCGCGCTCGCGGCAGTTCCCGTACCGCTTCCTGTCCGCCTACCGTGCCGCGCCCTCGCTGCGCTGGGCCCAGGCGCTGGAGGAGGCGCTCGCGGCCTCGACCGCCAACGTCCCGGCGCTGCCCGGCCGTACGCTCCTGCTCGTCGACGCCTCCGGCTCGATGCAGGCCGCCGTCTCGCGGCGCTCCACGGTCACGCACGCGGACGTCGGCGCGCTCTTCGGCGCGACGCTCGCCCACCGGGGCGAGCGGGTGGAGATGTACGGCTTCGCCTCCGGGCACTTCCGGCACCAGCTGACCGAGGGCGGCTCGGTGCTCCCGGCGATCGAGCGGTTCCGCTCGCGGCTGGGGGAGGTGGGCTACGGCACGGAGACGGTGGCGGCCCTGCGCGCCGCCTACAAGGGGCACGACCGGGTCGTGATCGTCTCGGACATGCAGGCGTTCCACCACCCCGGCGGCGGCGGGCGGGGCGTGTCCGTGTCCGAAGCTGTCCCGGCGGACGTACCCGTCTTCGGCGTCAACACGTCCGGCTACGCGCCGTCCGCGCTGGACACCTCGCGGCCGAACCGGTACGAGATCGGGGGCTTCTCGGACAAGCTGTTCACGATGATGGCCCTGCTGTCGGAGGGGGAGGCGGCTCGGTGGCCCTGGGAGCGGACCGGCGCGATGAGCTGA
- a CDS encoding helical backbone metal receptor, which produces MPTRSVVSLVPSLTEAVAVTAPDLLVGVTDWCTHPPELGAARVRGTKNPDVPAIVGLAPDLVIANEEENRPQDLAALRAAGLRVLVTEVRTLEQGFAELHRVLTEGCGLSRPGWLDAAETAWRQARAEFDVRAVVPIWRRPWMVLGRDTFAGSLLAHLGVRNVHAADAERYPRVPLPQLAAPGHAELVVLPDEPYRFTAEDGPEAFPATPAALVSGRHLTWYGPSLSEAPEVIGAALRAALR; this is translated from the coding sequence ATGCCGACCCGCTCTGTCGTCTCCCTGGTGCCGTCCCTCACCGAGGCGGTCGCGGTCACCGCGCCGGACTTGCTGGTGGGCGTCACCGACTGGTGCACGCATCCGCCGGAGCTCGGCGCCGCCAGGGTGCGGGGCACCAAGAATCCGGACGTTCCGGCCATCGTCGGGCTGGCTCCGGACCTGGTGATCGCGAACGAGGAGGAGAACCGCCCGCAGGATTTGGCAGCCCTGCGGGCGGCGGGACTGCGGGTGCTCGTCACCGAAGTCCGCACGCTGGAGCAGGGGTTCGCGGAACTGCACCGGGTGCTCACCGAGGGCTGCGGGCTGTCGCGTCCGGGCTGGCTCGACGCGGCGGAGACGGCCTGGCGTCAGGCGCGCGCCGAGTTCGACGTGCGGGCCGTGGTGCCCATCTGGCGCAGGCCGTGGATGGTCCTCGGCCGCGACACCTTCGCGGGCTCGCTCCTCGCTCACCTGGGCGTGCGCAACGTCCACGCGGCCGACGCCGAGCGCTATCCGAGGGTGCCGCTGCCACAGCTGGCCGCGCCGGGCCACGCCGAGCTGGTCGTCCTGCCCGACGAGCCCTACCGGTTCACCGCCGAGGACGGCCCCGAGGCGTTCCCCGCGACCCCCGCCGCGCTCGTCAGCGGACGCCATCTCACCTGGTACGGGCCCTCGTTGAGCGAGGCGCCGGAGGTCATCGGGGCGGCGCTGCGAGCAGCGCTCCGCTGA
- a CDS encoding TDT family transporter translates to MTVSPQADPGTPPPDGPSTAEPSTATPSAATSTAAPSPAAASLADPSRAGSPAAPPAPAGLRALGPNWYAAVMGTAIIASAGEALPLQLPRPALVAVWVLAAAMLVALLVARAGHWARHGDQARGHLLDPAVAPFYGCLSMALLAVGGGALALSVPGAVGLDMALWTAGTAVGLLATVAVPYLMSTRHSIEPGTADPVWLLPVVAPMVAAALGPPLAAHLPAGQARLTMLMGCYALFGMSLLATLLILPLVFSRLIHHGALPLPMTPTLFLVLGPLGQSTTALGNLADSSPGTFGAASVLYGVPVMGFALLWLALSSAMVVRAVRRGMGFALTWWAFTFPVGTCVTGAAALERHTGLHAFGWLSVALYAVLVVAWLAAAVRTAGGLFSGALLAAPPR, encoded by the coding sequence ATGACCGTATCCCCGCAGGCCGACCCCGGCACCCCACCGCCGGACGGCCCTTCCACGGCGGAGCCCTCCACCGCGACTCCTTCCGCCGCGACTTCCACCGCGGCTCCCTCCCCGGCGGCTGCCTCCCTGGCAGATCCGTCCCGGGCGGGGTCCCCCGCCGCGCCCCCGGCTCCCGCGGGTCTGCGCGCACTCGGCCCCAACTGGTACGCGGCCGTCATGGGCACCGCGATCATCGCGAGCGCGGGCGAGGCCCTCCCCCTCCAGCTGCCGCGCCCGGCGCTGGTGGCGGTGTGGGTGCTGGCCGCCGCGATGCTGGTGGCGTTGCTGGTGGCGCGCGCCGGGCACTGGGCGCGCCACGGCGACCAGGCGCGCGGCCACCTGCTGGACCCGGCGGTCGCGCCGTTCTACGGCTGTCTGTCGATGGCGCTGCTCGCCGTCGGCGGCGGAGCGCTCGCCCTGTCGGTGCCCGGAGCCGTCGGGCTGGACATGGCGCTGTGGACGGCGGGCACGGCCGTGGGGCTGCTGGCGACCGTGGCCGTGCCGTATCTGATGTCCACCCGGCACAGCATCGAGCCGGGCACCGCCGACCCCGTGTGGCTGCTGCCGGTGGTGGCGCCGATGGTGGCGGCGGCGCTGGGCCCGCCGCTGGCCGCGCACCTGCCGGCCGGACAGGCGAGGCTGACGATGCTGATGGGCTGCTACGCGCTGTTCGGAATGAGCCTGCTTGCGACGCTGCTGATCCTGCCGCTGGTCTTCTCCCGGCTGATCCACCACGGGGCGCTGCCGCTGCCGATGACGCCCACGCTCTTCCTTGTGCTCGGCCCGCTGGGGCAGTCGACCACGGCGCTGGGCAACCTCGCCGACTCCTCCCCCGGCACGTTCGGCGCGGCCTCGGTGCTGTACGGGGTGCCGGTGATGGGTTTCGCGCTGCTGTGGCTGGCGCTGTCGAGCGCCATGGTGGTGCGCGCGGTACGGCGGGGCATGGGGTTCGCGCTGACCTGGTGGGCCTTCACCTTCCCCGTCGGCACGTGTGTGACGGGGGCAGCCGCGCTGGAGCGGCACACCGGACTGCACGCCTTCGGCTGGCTGTCCGTCGCGCTTTACGCCGTCCTCGTGGTGGCCTGGCTGGCGGCGGCCGTCCGCACGGCGGGCGGCCTGTTCAGCGGAGCGCTGCTCGCAGCGCCGCCCCGATGA
- a CDS encoding LysR family transcriptional regulator has product MGTEEQRRQGERRRPDEQHRPGERRRPGLAHRVPELGALELLLAVARLGSLGRAARETGVSQPAASERIRSMERMLGVTVLERSPHGSRLTPAGALVTDWARRIVESAEAFDAGAGALRDRRDSRLRVAASMTIAEYLLPGWLIALRTERPDTAVSLHAGNSSAVTRMLLDGEADLGFVEGLGIPAGLDGTVIAHDRLVVVAAPRHPWTRRRAPLEPAELARTGLVLREPGSGTRQVLDSALADHGGLAPPLLELASTTAVKAAAVSGAGPAVLSELAVGEELSARRLVEVPVADTELSRALRAVWPRGARPAGPARHLLSLTRAR; this is encoded by the coding sequence ATGGGAACCGAGGAGCAGCGCAGGCAGGGCGAGCGGCGCAGGCCGGACGAGCAGCACCGCCCGGGTGAGCGGCGCAGGCCGGGGCTGGCGCACCGGGTGCCGGAGCTGGGGGCGCTGGAGCTGCTCCTGGCCGTGGCGCGGCTCGGCAGCCTGGGACGGGCGGCGCGGGAGACCGGCGTCAGCCAGCCGGCCGCCAGTGAGCGCATCCGTTCCATGGAGCGGATGCTCGGTGTCACGGTGCTGGAGCGCTCGCCGCACGGCTCGCGCCTGACCCCGGCGGGAGCGCTGGTCACCGACTGGGCGCGGCGCATCGTCGAGTCCGCCGAAGCCTTCGACGCCGGAGCCGGCGCCCTGCGCGACCGCCGCGACTCCCGGCTCAGGGTCGCCGCCAGCATGACGATCGCCGAGTATCTGCTGCCCGGCTGGCTGATCGCGCTGCGCACGGAACGGCCCGACACCGCGGTCTCACTGCACGCGGGGAACAGCTCCGCCGTGACGCGCATGCTCCTCGACGGCGAGGCCGACCTGGGATTCGTGGAGGGGCTCGGGATACCGGCGGGGCTGGACGGCACGGTCATCGCCCACGACCGGCTGGTGGTCGTGGCGGCACCCCGCCACCCCTGGACCCGCCGCCGCGCCCCGCTGGAGCCGGCCGAACTGGCGCGCACCGGGCTGGTGCTGCGCGAGCCGGGTTCCGGGACCCGGCAGGTCCTCGACTCCGCCCTCGCCGACCACGGCGGCCTGGCGCCCCCGCTGCTCGAACTCGCCTCCACGACGGCCGTCAAAGCCGCCGCCGTCAGCGGCGCCGGCCCCGCCGTGCTCAGCGAACTGGCCGTGGGGGAGGAGCTGTCGGCCCGCCGGCTGGTCGAGGTCCCGGTGGCGGACACCGAACTGAGCCGCGCGCTGCGCGCCGTATGGCCTCGCGGTGCCCGCCCGGCGGGCCCGGCCCGCCACCTGCTGTCGCTGACCCGCGCCCGGTGA
- a CDS encoding gamma-glutamyl-gamma-aminobutyrate hydrolase family protein, giving the protein MTRTAPPPLIGISTYLEPSAHWGDWHLPAALLPAGYHRLVQRAGARAVLLPPDGGPGAAADTVARLDAVVTAGGPDVDPACYGARRAPETGPAHPERDAWELALTREALTQGVPLLGICRGMQILNVACGGTLVQHLPRTHAHRGAPGIFSTHPVEPVPGTLLAQVLPGPVDVPTYHHQAVDRLGEGLVAGAYATEDGTVEAVELPGAAAFALAVQWHPEAGEDLRLMRALVAGAEAGRRVREGAHGSGEVRCGSAAP; this is encoded by the coding sequence GTGACGCGCACAGCCCCGCCCCCGCTCATCGGCATCAGCACCTATCTGGAGCCGAGCGCCCACTGGGGCGACTGGCACCTGCCCGCGGCGCTCCTCCCGGCGGGCTACCACCGGCTGGTCCAGCGCGCGGGCGCGCGGGCCGTCCTGCTGCCCCCCGACGGCGGCCCGGGGGCGGCGGCGGACACCGTCGCCCGCCTCGACGCGGTCGTCACGGCGGGCGGCCCCGATGTGGACCCCGCCTGTTACGGGGCACGGCGGGCGCCCGAGACGGGCCCGGCCCATCCGGAGCGCGACGCCTGGGAGCTGGCCCTCACCCGCGAGGCCCTCACCCAGGGGGTGCCGCTGCTGGGCATCTGCCGGGGGATGCAGATCCTCAACGTCGCCTGCGGCGGCACCCTCGTCCAGCACCTGCCCCGCACCCACGCGCACCGGGGCGCGCCCGGCATCTTCTCCACCCACCCGGTCGAGCCCGTACCCGGCACGCTGCTCGCCCAGGTGCTGCCCGGCCCTGTGGACGTCCCGACGTACCACCACCAGGCCGTCGACCGCCTCGGCGAGGGCCTCGTCGCGGGGGCGTACGCGACGGAGGACGGCACGGTCGAGGCGGTCGAACTCCCCGGCGCCGCCGCCTTCGCGCTCGCGGTCCAGTGGCACCCCGAGGCGGGCGAGGACCTCCGCCTGATGCGCGCCCTCGTCGCCGGGGCGGAGGCCGGAAGGCGGGTTCGCGAGGGGGCTCACGGGTCCGGCGAAGTCCGGTGCGGTTCCGCAGCGCCCTGA
- the eat gene encoding ethanolamine permease yields MSEETESPTGAGGPAAPADPDAAYLERRTLRRGSAGPLLLSGLGVAYVVSGDYSGWNAGLAEGGFGGLAIAAVLMGLMYTCMVFALAELSAILPTAGGGYGFARRALGPWGGFLTGTAILIEYVLAPAAIVCFIGDYVESLGLFGLESGWPVYLVCFVLFIGVHLWGVGEALRFSLVVTAIAVAALLVFVVGAFTEFSTANLDDIPADSGAFGSGSWLPFGVLGIWAAFPFGMWFFLGVEGVPLAAEETRDPARTLPKAMAWSMGILLLLALLTFLAATGARGSAAIQDVGNPLVEALQPDGKATTLSRIVNYAGLAGLVASFFSLIFAGSRQLFALSRAGYLPRFLSLTSRRKAPYLGLLLPGALGFALAAGSGDGAKMLNIAVFGATISYALMSLSHIVLRRREPRLHRPYRTPGGVLTSSVAFVLALSALVATFLVDKQAALIALVVYAVAVAYFALYSRHRLVAAAPEEEFAALAEAEAELT; encoded by the coding sequence ATGTCCGAAGAAACAGAGTCACCCACGGGAGCCGGCGGCCCCGCGGCGCCTGCCGACCCGGACGCGGCGTACCTGGAGCGCCGTACGCTGCGGCGCGGCAGCGCGGGCCCGCTGCTGCTGTCCGGACTGGGCGTGGCCTATGTCGTCTCCGGTGACTACTCCGGCTGGAACGCGGGCCTGGCCGAGGGCGGCTTCGGCGGGCTGGCGATCGCCGCGGTCCTCATGGGCCTCATGTACACCTGCATGGTCTTCGCGCTCGCCGAGCTGTCCGCCATCCTGCCCACGGCGGGCGGGGGTTACGGCTTCGCGCGCCGCGCGCTCGGCCCGTGGGGCGGCTTCCTCACCGGCACCGCGATCCTGATCGAGTACGTGCTGGCCCCGGCCGCGATCGTCTGCTTCATCGGCGACTACGTCGAATCGCTGGGCCTGTTCGGCCTGGAGTCGGGCTGGCCCGTCTACCTCGTCTGCTTCGTGCTCTTCATCGGCGTCCATCTGTGGGGCGTCGGCGAGGCGCTGCGCTTCTCGCTGGTGGTGACCGCCATCGCGGTCGCCGCGCTGCTGGTCTTCGTCGTCGGCGCGTTCACCGAGTTCAGCACGGCGAACCTCGACGACATCCCGGCCGACTCCGGCGCCTTCGGCTCCGGTTCCTGGCTGCCGTTCGGAGTGCTGGGGATCTGGGCGGCGTTCCCGTTCGGCATGTGGTTCTTCCTCGGCGTCGAAGGGGTGCCGCTGGCCGCCGAGGAGACCCGCGACCCGGCGCGTACGCTGCCCAAGGCTATGGCCTGGTCCATGGGCATCCTGCTGCTCCTCGCGCTGCTCACCTTCCTGGCCGCCACCGGAGCGCGCGGCTCCGCCGCGATCCAGGACGTGGGCAATCCCCTGGTCGAGGCGCTCCAGCCGGACGGCAAGGCGACGACGCTCTCGCGCATCGTCAACTACGCGGGCCTGGCCGGGCTCGTCGCCTCCTTCTTCTCGCTGATCTTCGCGGGCTCGCGCCAGCTGTTCGCGCTCTCCCGCGCCGGATACCTGCCGCGCTTCCTGTCCCTCACCAGCCGCCGCAAAGCCCCCTACCTGGGCCTGCTGCTGCCCGGTGCCCTCGGCTTCGCACTGGCGGCCGGCAGCGGGGACGGCGCGAAGATGCTGAACATCGCGGTGTTCGGCGCGACCATCTCCTACGCCCTGATGTCGCTCTCGCACATCGTGCTGCGCAGGCGCGAGCCGCGGCTGCACCGCCCTTACCGCACCCCCGGCGGGGTGCTCACCTCGTCGGTCGCCTTCGTCCTCGCGCTGTCCGCACTGGTGGCGACGTTCCTGGTCGACAAGCAGGCGGCGCTGATCGCGCTCGTCGTCTACGCGGTGGCCGTCGCCTACTTCGCCCTCTACTCCCGGCACCGCCTCGTCGCCGCCGCACCCGAGGAGGAGTTCGCCGCGCTGGCGGAGGCGGAGGCGGAACTGACGTAG
- a CDS encoding FadR/GntR family transcriptional regulator, translated as MREDDRLATVLRTVRAGNGFEEALEQILQIVRLGLVPEGERLPAERELAERLGISRVTLREVLRVLAEQGVVESRRGRYGGTFVLPYGAAGGEAPERLRDRAAGHGLEDTLRFREVLEAGAAELCAARGLSEAEAARLRQALGATSEAALSDYRRHDTLFHLTLVELAGSPSLTAQYAAVRATLNDLLNRIPLLVRNLEHAQQQHAALVAAVLEGDGEGARAVAREHCAGTASLLRGFLS; from the coding sequence ATGCGGGAGGACGACAGGCTGGCGACGGTGCTGCGGACGGTCCGGGCGGGCAACGGCTTCGAGGAGGCGCTGGAGCAGATACTCCAGATCGTGCGCCTCGGCCTCGTCCCGGAGGGCGAGCGGCTGCCGGCCGAGCGGGAGCTGGCCGAGCGGCTCGGCATCAGCAGGGTCACCCTCCGCGAGGTGCTCAGGGTGCTGGCCGAGCAGGGCGTCGTGGAGAGCCGGCGCGGACGCTACGGCGGCACGTTCGTCCTGCCGTACGGGGCGGCGGGCGGCGAGGCCCCCGAGCGGCTGCGGGACCGGGCCGCGGGCCACGGCCTGGAAGACACGCTCCGCTTCCGCGAGGTCCTGGAGGCGGGCGCGGCCGAACTGTGCGCGGCGCGCGGCCTGTCGGAGGCCGAGGCGGCGCGGCTGCGCCAGGCGCTGGGCGCGACCAGTGAGGCGGCGCTGAGCGACTACCGCAGGCACGACACCCTGTTCCACCTCACGCTCGTGGAGCTGGCGGGCTCCCCCTCGCTGACGGCGCAGTACGCCGCTGTCCGCGCCACCCTCAACGACCTGCTGAACCGGATCCCGCTGCTCGTCAGGAACCTGGAGCACGCGCAGCAGCAGCACGCGGCGCTGGTGGCGGCCGTGCTGGAGGGCGACGGCGAGGGTGCCCGTGCCGTCGCGCGTGAGCACTGCGCGGGCACCGCCTCGCTGCTTCGCGGCTTTCTGTCCTGA
- a CDS encoding glutamine synthetase family protein — translation MADRTPPLAVGELRRLVEGGEIDTVVLAFTDMQGRLQGKRFAAPYFLSDVLDGGSEGCNYLLAVDVDLNTVDGYEMSSWERGYGDFAMHGDTATLRRVPWNPGTALLTADLAWHDGSPVAASPRQILQRQLARLADRGWGAYVGTELEFMVFQDTYEQAWDGGYRGLTPANQYNVDYSILGTGRVEPLLRRIRNEMAAAGMIVESAKGECNLGQHEIAFRYAEALTTCDQHALYKTGAKEIAAQEGQALTFMAKYDEREGNSCHIHLSLRDESGAALLADEAGEYGMSPLMRHFLAGQLAAMREFTLLYAPNINSYKRFQPGSFAPTAVAWGPDNRTCALRVVGHGHGHRLENRVPGGDVNPYLAVAGMIAAGLHGIDHELEPPEACTGNAYKGDAAHVPSTLREAAELWEDSSLARDAFGTEVVDHYLNMARVEQRAFDTAVTDWERYRSFERM, via the coding sequence GTGGCAGACCGCACACCACCGCTCGCCGTCGGCGAACTGCGCAGACTCGTCGAGGGCGGCGAGATCGACACCGTCGTCCTCGCCTTCACCGACATGCAAGGACGCCTCCAGGGAAAGCGGTTCGCCGCGCCCTACTTCCTCTCCGACGTGCTCGACGGCGGAAGCGAGGGCTGCAACTACCTCCTGGCCGTCGACGTCGACCTCAACACCGTCGACGGCTACGAGATGTCCTCCTGGGAGCGCGGCTACGGAGACTTCGCCATGCACGGCGACACCGCCACCCTCCGCCGCGTCCCCTGGAACCCCGGCACCGCGCTGCTCACCGCCGACCTGGCCTGGCACGACGGCAGCCCGGTCGCCGCCTCGCCCCGGCAGATCCTCCAGCGCCAGCTCGCCCGCCTCGCCGACCGCGGCTGGGGCGCCTACGTGGGCACCGAGCTGGAGTTCATGGTCTTCCAGGACACCTATGAACAGGCGTGGGACGGCGGCTACCGCGGGCTGACCCCGGCCAACCAGTACAACGTCGACTACTCGATCCTCGGCACCGGCCGCGTCGAGCCCCTGCTGCGCCGTATCCGCAACGAGATGGCCGCCGCCGGCATGATCGTCGAGTCCGCCAAGGGTGAGTGCAACCTGGGACAGCACGAGATCGCCTTCCGCTACGCCGAAGCGCTCACCACCTGCGACCAGCACGCCCTCTACAAGACCGGCGCCAAGGAGATCGCGGCGCAGGAGGGCCAGGCGCTCACCTTCATGGCGAAGTACGACGAGCGCGAGGGCAACTCCTGCCACATCCACCTCTCCCTGCGCGACGAGTCCGGCGCCGCCCTGCTCGCCGACGAGGCGGGGGAGTACGGGATGTCGCCGTTGATGCGGCACTTCCTGGCCGGACAGCTCGCCGCGATGCGCGAGTTCACCCTCCTGTACGCGCCGAACATCAACTCCTACAAGCGCTTCCAGCCCGGCTCCTTCGCCCCCACCGCCGTCGCCTGGGGCCCGGACAACCGCACCTGCGCCCTGCGCGTCGTCGGCCACGGCCACGGGCACCGCCTGGAGAACCGCGTGCCGGGGGGCGACGTCAATCCCTACCTCGCCGTCGCCGGAATGATCGCCGCCGGACTGCACGGCATCGACCACGAACTGGAGCCCCCCGAGGCGTGCACCGGAAACGCCTACAAGGGCGACGCGGCGCACGTGCCCAGCACCCTGCGCGAGGCCGCGGAACTGTGGGAGGACAGCTCACTGGCCCGTGACGCCTTCGGTACCGAGGTGGTGGACCACTACCTCAACATGGCCCGGGTGGAACAGCGGGCATTCGACACCGCCGTGACGGACTGGGAGCGCTATCGCTCCTTCGAACGTATGTGA
- a CDS encoding aldehyde dehydrogenase family protein, with protein sequence MHHHDAYERELDVINPATEELISSVQAASPADVDAAVARATRAQAEWAALAPADRARLLRRFAAMVDITREGLARIEVNEAGHPIGNARWEAGNVRDLLEYAAGGVERLTGSQIPVAGGVNLTFAEPLGVVAVIAPWNFPMPIAAWGTAPALAAGNAVLLKPAETTPLTAMRLAELALEAGLPEGLFQVLPGEGPVAGNALVEHPGVAKVVFTGSTAVGKRVMAQCAAQVKPVTLELGGKSPNIVFADADLERAAASAPGSFLDNTGQDCCARSRILVQRSVYDRFLALLEPAVQAFTVGDPADEGTDMGPLISARQRERVRSYVPEDASALIRGEAPGSPGFWYPATVLEAAPGERTALEEIFGPVAVVLPFEDEEEAVRLANDTPYGLSGSLWTRDGARALRVSRAVAAGNLSVNSHSSVRYSTPFGGYKQSGLGRELGPDALAAFTETKNVFISTEESQ encoded by the coding sequence GTGCACCACCACGACGCGTACGAGCGCGAGCTCGACGTCATCAATCCGGCGACCGAGGAGCTGATCAGCAGCGTCCAGGCCGCCTCGCCCGCCGACGTGGACGCCGCCGTCGCCCGCGCCACCCGTGCGCAGGCGGAGTGGGCCGCGCTCGCGCCCGCCGACCGCGCCCGGTTGCTGCGCCGCTTCGCCGCGATGGTGGACATCACCCGCGAGGGCCTGGCCCGGATCGAGGTGAACGAGGCGGGCCACCCGATCGGCAACGCCCGCTGGGAGGCGGGCAACGTCCGCGACCTCCTGGAGTACGCGGCGGGTGGCGTCGAAAGACTGACAGGCAGTCAGATCCCGGTGGCGGGCGGCGTGAACCTCACGTTCGCCGAGCCGCTCGGCGTGGTCGCCGTCATCGCCCCCTGGAACTTCCCGATGCCGATCGCCGCCTGGGGCACGGCCCCGGCGCTCGCGGCCGGGAACGCGGTGCTGCTCAAACCCGCGGAGACGACGCCGCTCACCGCGATGCGGCTGGCCGAGCTGGCGCTGGAGGCAGGGCTGCCCGAAGGCCTCTTCCAGGTGCTGCCCGGCGAGGGGCCCGTCGCGGGGAACGCGCTGGTCGAGCACCCTGGCGTGGCCAAGGTCGTCTTCACCGGCTCCACCGCTGTCGGCAAGCGCGTCATGGCCCAGTGCGCGGCGCAGGTGAAGCCGGTGACCCTCGAACTCGGCGGCAAGAGCCCCAACATCGTCTTCGCCGACGCCGATCTGGAGCGGGCAGCCGCCTCGGCGCCCGGCTCCTTCCTCGACAACACCGGCCAGGACTGCTGCGCCCGCAGCCGCATCCTCGTCCAGCGCTCCGTCTACGACCGCTTCCTCGCGCTGCTGGAGCCGGCCGTCCAGGCCTTCACCGTCGGCGACCCCGCCGACGAGGGCACCGACATGGGGCCCCTCATCTCCGCCCGCCAGCGCGAGCGCGTCCGCTCCTACGTACCCGAGGACGCCTCCGCGCTCATCCGTGGCGAGGCCCCCGGCAGCCCCGGCTTCTGGTATCCGGCCACCGTGCTGGAGGCGGCGCCCGGAGAGCGGACGGCGCTGGAGGAGATCTTCGGCCCCGTCGCCGTCGTCCTCCCCTTCGAGGACGAGGAGGAGGCCGTACGGCTGGCCAACGACACCCCCTACGGCCTCTCCGGCTCCCTGTGGACCCGCGACGGGGCCCGTGCCCTGCGTGTCTCGCGGGCCGTCGCCGCCGGCAACCTGTCCGTCAACTCGCACAGCAGCGTGCGCTATTCGACGCCCTTCGGCGGCTACAAGCAATCGGGACTCGGCCGTGAGCTGGGCCCCGACGCGCTCGCCGCCTTCACCGAGACCAAGAACGTCTTCATCAGCACGGAGGAGAGCCAGTGA